The segment TATTCCCAACTGTATATGGTTTGAACTCTCTTGACATATTCAGAACAATCTATGTCAGTGTGGACCATGGATTCTGTTTTCTATTTAATTTTTGACTACGGTGTATAAGTGTTGCATTGTATACAGAGTCAATTTCAAAAGTTCAATACAAAGTAGTACTCACCTTAAGTCACAAGAGTAAGGTTTCAGTTCTGTTAGATTTTTGTATTACTTAAAAGGGCTGATAATCAGATACTTTAAAAGTTTtccttttttagctcacctgagctgaaagctcaagtgagctattctgatcgcctgttgtccgtcgtctgtctgtaaacttttacattttcaacttcttctccagaaccactgggccaatttcaaccaaacttggtcaaaagcatccttaggtgaagggctttcaagtttgttcaaatgaagggccatgtccctttcaaaggggagataatcacaaaaatgcaaaaatagggtggggtcatttaaaaatcttctcaagaaccactgggccagaagagctaaaatttacgtgaaagcttcctgacatagtacagattcaagtttgttaaaatcatggcccctgggggttggatggggccacaataggggatcaaagttttacaagcaaatatataggaaaaatctttaaaaatcttcttctcaagaaccactgagccagaaaagctgagatttacatgagaagaagatttttaaagattttccctatatatttgtaaaactttgatcccctattgtgaccccatccaacccccaggggccatgattttcacatactcaaatctgcattatgtcaggaagttttcaagaaccactgaaccagaaaagctgagatttacatgacaacttcctgacataatgcagatttgagtatgtgaaaatcatggcccttgggggttggatggggtcacaataggggatcaaagttttacatacagatatatagggaaaatcttcttctcaagaaccactgagccagaaaagctgagatttaattatatgaaagtttcctgatatagtgcagattcaagtatgttaaaatcatggtacccgggggtaggatggggccacaataggggatcaaagtttaacatacaaatatatagggaaaatcttttaaaatcttcttctcaagaaccactgagccagaaaagctgagatttacacgaaagcttcctgatatagtgcagattcaagtttgttcaaatcatggcccctggggggttggataggaccacaataggggatcaaagttttacatacaaatatatagggaaaatcttcatctcaagaaccactgagccagaaaagctgagatttacatgaaagctccctgatatagtgcagattcaagtttgttcaaatcatggtccccgggggttggatggggccacaataggggatcaaagttttacatacaaatatatagggaaaatctttaaaaatcttcttcttaagaaccactgagccagaaaagctgatatttacatgaaggctttctgacgtagtgcagattcaagtttaacAAATTATGGCtcccttggggggggggggggggggggccacaagggggatcatagttttacatacaaatatatatgaaaaatctttaaaaatcttcttttcaagaaccattgggccaaagaagttcacatttacatgaaagctttctgacgtagtgtagattcaagtttgcaaaaatcatcgcctccaggggtaggttggggccataatagcaGAGCTGCCAACCCTCACGATTTTGGCATAAGGCTTACGATTTTTGGACCGAAAATACACCTTAcgatttcaatatatatatcttcCGATTTTCGCCTATTTGACATTTCGAAAGTTTTAGAGCTGTTCgtcattggtttttacttttataataaacaagCCATAGTCGTTACTACATTTGTTTGCatagtctatatatatacagaatcTCGATCAtttaatgctttgaaataaacaatatggcagcTGCTACTAAACATAAGGCAtgtgttgatggaaataacaacaataatCCCCCAAAGAAGAGCcagaaattcaaagaaaaatatgcaagTACTCTGTAAACGACTATTTGTTTCAAAGTCAGAAAGGGGGAGTTTGTATGAtaagtgtacaatctgtttgacaAACTTCAGCATCTCACGGCggggaaaatgacattaaaacacttgccagaataactgacaACAAAAGTTTtagaaagtaaaatcaataaaagatgtatttgacGATCTGCAGTTATAAAATGCATAACAATtagtatttttaatttctttaaatttggatttgaagtatgcctaaaattgctcaggttacatatttattcataaaaaaaaccagCGGCAGGGGGCCGCCTAGGCCCCCgccttactattttccattttataatgtTGACAGCTCtgtaatagggactaaggttttacatgcaaatatatatggaaagtcttcagatatgggccaaggtgattcaggtgagcgatgtggcccatgggcctcttgtttatataaaGTATAACTCTTTGAAACCCAATGTCATGACGGAGACATATTGATTAATGGACTTTGTTTGTAGGCATCACGTTATATGGTAGACTTTGATTCCACACACTGCAATCCTCTTCCtgcaacatttttcaaaacaccATGGACACCAGACAGTGAGGACCAGCCCAAGTTTTTATGACTAGATCTTTATACCACTGTGAATGCTCAAAATATAGAACGATTCTAATGACATCCTTTTGTCATATTTCACAAAATGAAATTGTTTGCTGAGCAACAAatgttttgtcatattttatacttttcttatttaattaaatttagATACACTTACAGAacagtttttgttgttttttttctgtgtgtggtatatattatgtattttattttatgtgtgtggtatataaatttcattttctgcGTGtggtatatgtattttattttctgtgtgtggtacatgtattttgaaagaaaacaggAAACATGATGATATTGTACTAATTTAATATCACAACAGTAAGAGTACAAAAAGGTACAAGATTGTTACAAAAACTTaattataaaaatatcacaGACTGTTCAAAACAGTATAGAGGGGAAAACAGTGATACACTGCTGAAGTTGTGCAGTATCTTAGCCCCAGTCAGGATGGATGACAAAATGGCGTGGTATAACAGCATGAGGACGAATGTAGTGAGAACTCCAGTTCTGCACAGGGTCGTCGTTCTTGTACTCCGGTAGGTGGTGCCACGTGGTGTGCATCCAGCGGTCTTTTCGTGTGCCAGGGGACAGTAGGCGAAGGTGGTTAAAACGTGAATGTTTCTGCCCCGCAGTTCGTCCCTTTATGGTTATCTTACTAGTATCGGCGTATGGTCCATTTCCTTTCCCACTGAAATAATACGGCAACGGAAGAATGAATTGAAGCTTTTAAAAGAGTATGTGGGAAATAATGAAAGTTTATTTGATTAATGTTTGCCTTCACCTGTTCATTCAAATGCACATTGCTTTTGGAGCAAAatacaagtgaaaaaaaaagataacaaAAAGACAGAATTAAACCGATACAAGATCAGACGATAGAAGCACAAGACTTTTCTACTGCAAGTACCCTGAAAACAAAGAACAGAAGAAGACCGAAGTGAATTCGAATTTatacaaggtaaaaaaaaaaaaaaaaaagaggtgGAAGAAACACAAGCTTTTTACCTACTTTACAAGAATGCCCTCAAAAGAAAGGGCAAAGAAAGTCAGTGTTAAATAATTCTGCAACAAAGGGGGTTTCTTGATAGCAAAGTGTGTAACCGAGTTTGGTGACAGACTGAAGGTCTACAACTACAAAGGGAAGCATGACACGAGAAAGTAAATACCGTAAATATGATGGAAAGTTCCCATCCTCGCTGAAAAGAGAGTCGCCACTTATACGGGATCCATAGTTTTGTTCAGTTTGTTTCTTTTCAACTCGTTTATTATTAAACTTTACaaattctgattttaaaaaatcaatgttagATAATTAAACTGATTGATATTTTGAGAAAGCCTGTCATATCTCCAAGGATTACCTTTCTAATGCATTGAGGACCTGTTCCAAGCGTTTTTTCTGCTCCCCTATGGTCTTTCCCATCAATTTTTCACCAGCAAGTGAATTGAAAAATCTAAGAGCCACATGACGCTCTggggaaaaaaaaacaccaagaAACAATATAACCAACTAGAATCCGAGAGtatttcaaactcattaacagAAATAGATATTTTAACTTGCCTGCTTCGTTGGCACCCAAAAGCCATTTATCGACAGCATCCTTAGCGTCTGGCTGTAAACTTTTACTAAGAGTTCCCCCTAATTTCTGCTTCTTCTCTGCCATACGCAACACCTTCTCAATAACCTTTCTGTCCGCATTTGGAGCTAATTTCATCCACTGCTCCGCTTTATCCAAAACATGGGGATGAAGAGATTGTCTAAATTCCTGGAATGCAACAAAATGCACGATGCGTAAGTGGATATAATTACTCCAtgtatactgtagattcctaaacatacgcgaggaatttattatcgcgtaatttcgcgagaggcgtcactcgcgaaataaaattatacgcttttatttttctatgtgaGCTTTAATCAACGAAGCACACGCGAATTCATGTgatttgatatacaatgtatatatatagatatagatatgaGTCATTTCGTCATGTTAAGTACTCGCGTAAGATAAAGGAATCTATACAGTATATGCTTTGATAACGGTCACTACATAAAGTTAGGCCTCTAACCTCACGTAAGGCGTTATCTTCCCGAGCAGTGAGCCCCCCAAAATTGTTAAGGCTACGGTCCACCATTGGTACCTGATAATGCATGTCAGTCTTGCTCCTCAGCATGGCGGGACTTGATCTTGTAACATCTCCAAGTTTGGTTGGTGATTTGAATCCCCCGTTTGGCTCTTTCCTGGGACTGCATGATCTTAACCTAAGCTCTGgtactaaaaaaaataatgcgaTCTATAATCATCCAAATTCATCATAAAActtaatagaaatatattgtacatgtagtttgttttATAGTACAGTTTGACTCGGTCAGTGGTTCTTCTAATAGTTCTAAATTAGTATTGTAATTGTTACTTTCAGAAATGATTGGATTATCCGAATGACTATAACAGTCAATCGGATAATCCAATCATTTCTGAAAGTATAACGCCTTCCATTTGCTCAATGCAATTCTTTATCCCCTGGGGGGTGTCTATTCTCGTTAGATTAAGTACTATGTACATACCATGTGATCTGATCAAAAGAGATGTACTAGCTGCTCCAAGAGTCTAATGTTACTATATATACGTTGTATTGAGTTCAAACTAAGTCTACTCACGTGAATTTTCTCTACTGATTTTCTGAGGTTTTTGTAAACTGGTCAATGATCGTTTGATAGGGGACGGAGCTTTAGGGGTGGGGGAAATGTTCAAGGCATGGATTTCTTCCTCTACTGTCTCTAATCCTCCCACTGCAAATGATGAGGAAATTCGATAAATTTATCTTGTCAATACTAGACTACAGATATTTATGATTTGCTTTGGTTTATTCTGCGTATATCCTTCATACCTGGTGCTTCAGATTTTAGGTGAAGAGGCGGATCATAGTGTTCGACGTTGTCATCAGTGCCGGTAAAACGAGAGGGCATTTGCCAGTTGTTGAATGTCTGTAAAATTAGAATTTACATTTTAGTCATAGACACCCATATTCTCTCATTGCACTCTAACTTCGATatgtatttgatttttgttAGCACAAAATTTTGGATTTTGCTTCAATGAAGACGCGATTTTTTGGTAACTTTATATTATCATGTAGGTGAAtataaaaattttcaattttggttaGGGCTCCATAGACTGTGGAACTACTTAATTCTGATAAATTCCCTCCAAGTCGGCCTGTGGCGAGGTGTTTGGAATCGGATACATTTATTCATAATTAGAAAATACTTCAATTGATTCATTTTTCAGTTGGAGAAATTTTCTGATGTGCTTAAGATAATTTTCCAACTAGAATATAAAAAACAGAACAAACACACTGTGTGATTTCTttataagatctttgatccgctccttGATCTGATATACGTGGCGATACGGGAGCTGATCTAGACTTGTACTCAGAACTCTCTGTAGAGAAGTGGACAGTCTTAGCCTATACACGGATGTAGACTatacctgtccacttctctaaagagaatactaGACTTGAAACAAGACTCCCGCAAGGCAGGGGATGCCTTTAGTAATAAGTGTCTACAAGGTCCCGtagtgaccttcaccttttgaccccaaaatcgattaAATTTTTCCTCACCTGACAAAGCTACATGTGAGGTTTGTTGAGGTGGTAAtacatttaaatatacatgtattttaaatgacaCTATTCCAAACGCCATCTGACGGGCGAAACAGGTTAAAATGTAATTTCACATTAGACCACCTATTATGTGACCATGTTCTTTTCACAAAGTAATAgtcttttgttgttgtttttttttaaataaatatactcTATACTGAATTTCAAGTTAAGGAGGCTTTATTTAGATaaacagtattacatgtattttgaattaatcCTGAAGTGTCGTTGCGAATGGTTTAACTCGGCTGTGGAATATGAATTTGAATTCAATGGGAAGTTGTCACAGGCTAGAGGCCGTAAAACGAAGTTGTAAAATGCAGACGGTCGCTCTCCAAACACGAGAACTGAAAAGGTGCTGTCGTATATTTAATACAATCGTTAACACAACTGGGTGCTATATGAATTGTGTTTGATGTGAAAGTGCATTCCTCCACCCACGTCGTTTCAAGAGGTCGAATAAAAATCAATTACCTTTCGGGTTCCATTTCCCCTAATTTTAATGAAACTTTTCAAGACAACTTGCGGACGAAGAAACGGACAAACATTTGGATAAATGCGTATTGTTTTTAAAGGAATAAATAATTTatgctttttgaaaatcatataaagTATGCTTAGATAGGTCCTTAATAAAAATTTTCGGTTGTGTTTGCTTTGGATAAGAACAAAGTTAATTTGGAAATCATGACCAAACGTTGCATTGTGGTAAATGATTGATTATTCTTCTTTATCGTTCATTGGTAGctattgaatgaatgaaatgTACATAGATTCATCAATGCTTTTTATTAGCATTTCTGAAATGACAAAGCAAAACTGGTGAAACAAGAGTTGATCGATGAACTGCAATTACTAAACACTCAAAATGCAGAGTTTGATAAATTGGAGCGCTCCGGTTTGAAGCCTAAAAAGGAACCATTGTTTGTTGAATTAGGATCGCTGAAGCATTCTAACCAGAAAATCACTGAAAGGGGTAGACAGTAGTCATTACAAAAAGTACGCAAATTGTAAATACTTCAATCAAAACTTATTCGATCCCGTGCTAGTTTCATCTGTGTAGGGGTTTAAAGTTCTGTGAGCGCAGTAGGGAAGAAAGGGGTTATTTCATagtttaattttaaagttaGCTCGTGTTTAACTTCTCCAGAACGTAAACGTATTATCAAGTATAATTTATTGCTTTGACATACGCTTAACTTTAACCTGTTGTCTACCACATATTCTAAAGACTTTACATGATTATTCAATTTCTTTGAGACATTCTTTTGACAATATGTTATTAATGGCACATACAGGTCTGTATTTTGGTTTCAATTATTCCAGGTAAAAAGTAATTGTGACTACAACTACAAATCCTACGTGATCACCGGTAACAATGTCCAGAGTCAATTCGTTTTACTCAAGAATACCTAAAAACCACCAATTTTCTGAATTTTCATAGCATCTAAATGAATCCAAAGATCGCAGATTGTAGATAATTAGATCGCCGAGGGATATCCTTTACGTTCTATATATCGACTTTCTCGATATTCACAGCCAGAAGATACATGAATGCCTACTTAAAGCTGAAACATACCATTTTACTTCTGAATAAATGGATGGAATTCGGGTTACAAGAATATACATCTATTCTGAACTTTTTACCAAATTGACTCCGAGTTCGCCTTTACAAACAAGACAGGATTTTTTGAAAGCCAAACGAATTAGATTAACCTTCTGATATCATAATTTTAGGCGTCAAAATAGTGATAATTGGCCAAGAGAAGATTATCACAAAATAACATTTTAGATTTAAGCAGATATTATGGTACAGTGTAGCTTGTTGACAAGCACGACACGATTATGTCACTAAGTGTCCACGCACAAACACACATAAAATCCTTACCTGGCGATTGTTTGGGGCCAGCATGATGTCGGCCACCGTTTCCCTCTTTCTCTGGAAGGGCTGTgaacacagaaaaaaaaaataacgaatGCTGAATTTATGAAATCTGTGAAAGTGTGGACAGTGCCCTCAAAATGAACAGTAGACAGCGAAACACCAAACCTGACAGTTTAAACGACACCAGCGCACACTGGTTACCGAGAGCTCCGACAGTAAACATTAAGccatttaaaattaaaattcttaTCCCCCATATCAATATTTGTTAATTGCTTCTATCATTCATGCATAACCTAGATATTGAAGATTATCGGGGTAGATTTAGTTTTTGGGAGATTATGGAGAAATTTATTGTCGggtgaaaaataattaaaggGAAATGAATCCTTTTTTCTCTTCTATTCATTAAAAACATTGTAATGCAACTTGCAGAAATTGATATCAGATATTGGTAAGCTGTTTTGTGGATATGTTATTGACAAATCTATACATATAGAAACTCGTAAGAGTATAGAGGGTTTGGGCTGTATACAGTTGTAAGAGTATAGAGGGTTTGGGCTGTATACACTACAGTTGTACCTGCTGTTGTCCTAAGCGTAGATATACCCTCCCTGCAGCTGAGAGCACAATAGAAATGGAGCATATATATCTGGGTAATGGAAAGTGTGTTTAACTTCTTTAACAGTTATACGTTGTGATTCCATGTGATAAGGAACATATGACAGAATGACAATTTTCTTCTATCAATGCCCAATTTGCTTAACCCTTTAACCCATATGATGATAGGGTCAAAGGTGAGTCTGACTATGAAGTTTCAGATTAATGACAAGGAAAATCTAGGAAGGTCCAGACACCGTTTTCGTACATCAGCGTccattttgattgaaatttgaCCTTTTCATCCAAAATCGATAAGGGTCATCCTCATCCAATGGTGAAtaccaatctctcaccagagggcgttacgctacgctccacaacaagagaagcttgcgtagcgtgccctctggtgagagaatgggtGAATACAGGAACCCCAGGTGATAAGGAAAACCATTTAAGTCCCGGAAACCGATTTCTGTATCAGAGTCCAGACCTCATAAACTGAGAAGAGACTAAAGTCTAAGATAAGAATCTGTATATCTCCTTAAGCTTGCCTTGTTAAAATCACATGAATTCTTTGTCATTTTGAATcgaattcaaaatattatttcaaaatgaatttctttggcttgtaaatctgaaaatttcatgaataagttcaatctgaaaatttgacaaaaatatatTCTCAGTCTATGGTCATGGGGCTAGTTAAAAGCCATAGAATAGAAATTCATGGTGATGAAGATTTTAAATATGATCTGAAATGTCGATAAAggatttgtgtcattttatcaaGTCTACGATATATGATACAGGATTACAAAAtattgctgtggccttcaactcgacatttagatatatcgacgacgttttgtctgttgataatactcattttcattcatatgtcggtTCGGTATACTAGTATATCCCAGTggactcgaaataaaagacatcacaaagTATtctacatctgcttcatacttggatattttattgcacatagatgttaacggcaaagtAACAAATCAACTTATGACAgtcgggatgatttcagcttctccgtcgtcaacttcccatattaatgtagcaatactccattatcacctgcgtgTGGCGTTTATGTCTCTCcgctgattcgatacacaagagcatgCTCTGCATATGATTAGTTCTCAAATCGATACAATCTACTGACCAAGACGTTAATGTTagagatttcaacagtctcttttaCATCAGCAGTTTGTAAATCCCATCGTCGTTATAACGGtccaatttacaaatataacttgTCAGTGGGTAAAATGCTGCCTaatgtatttcataccaattgttaggctgttcttcacgtactaattttgactacggattactccgttttactgatcaagatatagggcgcaCGGcagtatgaccggtcaacagggaattcttactcctcctaggcatctgacccacctctggtgtgtccaggggtccgtgtttgccctactcttaatttttgtattatatatgagaattatgggattgatcactgtcacGGTTTATGGTCATGAAACCAGTTTGCTTGATCTTTGATCTTTTGAACTCAAAATTTGGATAAGTATGTGTGAAAAGTATGGTGGACCCAGATAAAAGAGGAAATCAATCATGATCCGGGAATAACTAGGGATCATTCTCATTCTCTGAACCGTCAGTGTTTTGAAGTACGGTGACTCAGTTGAAAATGGTTATCACTAAAGGCCCAGACACCGTTATCttatatcagtgtccagttcattttacctttgacctcaaaatcgatacgATCATCTTGCAAGTATGTGTGTAAAGTGTGGCGACTCCACGTGAACAGGAAAATCCCTTGAGACGACGGACATACGGACAGTacgacaacctgattccagtatagcTCTGTGTCGCTAGGTATAACTAGAGATTCTCAAGAGTCTTAACTTTTCAAATGAGTCGAATACTTgt is part of the Ostrea edulis chromosome 2, xbOstEdul1.1, whole genome shotgun sequence genome and harbors:
- the LOC125681034 gene encoding uncharacterized protein LOC125681034 isoform X1 gives rise to the protein MAAEVANAPIKTDMEIPEQIPPGNWMARQLRMLNDNSEGLLPPSAGSKRTWDKYNTVTHKDYLGPREFKLEEPDYEVEPFQRKRETVADIMLAPNNRQTFNNWQMPSRFTGTDDNVEHYDPPLHLKSEAPVGGLETVEEEIHALNISPTPKAPSPIKRSLTSLQKPQKISRENSLPELRLRSCSPRKEPNGGFKSPTKLGDVTRSSPAMLRSKTDMHYQVPMVDRSLNNFGGLTAREDNALREEFRQSLHPHVLDKAEQWMKLAPNADRKVIEKVLRMAEKKQKLGGTLSKSLQPDAKDAVDKWLLGANEAERHVALRFFNSLAGEKLMGKTIGEQKKRLEQVLNALESEDGNFPSYLRGKGNGPYADTSKITIKGRTAGQKHSRFNHLRLLSPGTRKDRWMHTTWHHLPEYKNDDPVQNWSSHYIRPHAVIPRHFVIHPDWG
- the LOC125681034 gene encoding uncharacterized protein LOC125681034 isoform X5; its protein translation is MSTTGKLPDIVVSVPFQRKRETVADIMLAPNNRQTFNNWQMPSRFTGTDDNVEHYDPPLHLKSEAPVGGLETVEEEIHALNISPTPKAPSPIKRSLTSLQKPQKISRENSLPELRLRSCSPRKEPNGGFKSPTKLGDVTRSSPAMLRSKTDMHYQVPMVDRSLNNFGGLTAREDNALREEFRQSLHPHVLDKAEQWMKLAPNADRKVIEKVLRMAEKKQKLGGTLSKSLQPDAKDAVDKWLLGANEAERHVALRFFNSLAGEKLMGKTIGEQKKRLEQVLNALESEDGNFPSYLRGKGNGPYADTSKITIKGRTAGQKHSRFNHLRLLSPGTRKDRWMHTTWHHLPEYKNDDPVQNWSSHYIRPHAVIPRHFVIHPDWG
- the LOC125681034 gene encoding uncharacterized protein LOC125681034 isoform X3, giving the protein MAAEVANAPIKTDMEIPEQIPPGNWMARQLRMLNDNSEGLLPPSAGSKRTWDKYNTVTHKDYLGPREFKLEEPDYEVEPFQRKRETVADIMLAPNNRQTFNNWQMPSRFTGTDDNVEHYDPPLHLKSEAPVGGLETVEEEIHALNISPTPKAPSPIKRSLTSLQKPQKISRENSLPELRLRSCSPRKEPNGGFKSPTKLGDVTRSSPAMLRSKTDMHYQEFRQSLHPHVLDKAEQWMKLAPNADRKVIEKVLRMAEKKQKLGGTLSKSLQPDAKDAVDKWLLGANEAERHVALRFFNSLAGEKLMGKTIGEQKKRLEQVLNALESEDGNFPSYLRGKGNGPYADTSKITIKGRTAGQKHSRFNHLRLLSPGTRKDRWMHTTWHHLPEYKNDDPVQNWSSHYIRPHAVIPRHFVIHPDWG
- the LOC125681034 gene encoding uncharacterized protein LOC125681034 isoform X2, whose amino-acid sequence is MAAEVANAPIKTDMEIPEQIPPGNWMARQLRMLNDNSEGLLPPSAGSKRTWDKYNTVTHKDYLGPREFKLEEPDYEVEPFQRKRETVADIMLAPNNRQTFNNWQMPSRFTGTDDNVEHYDPPLHLKSEAPVGGLETVEEEIHALNISPTPKAPSPIKRSLTSLQKPQKISRENSLPELRLRSCSPRKEPNGGFKSPTKLGDVTRSSPAMLRSKTDMHYQVPMVDRSLNNFGGLTAREDNALREEFRQSLHPHVLDKAEQWMKLAPNADRKVIEKVLRMAEKKQKLGGTLSKSLQPDAKDAVDKWLLGANEAERHVALRFFNSLAGEKLMGKTIGEQKKRLEQVLNALESGKGNGPYADTSKITIKGRTAGQKHSRFNHLRLLSPGTRKDRWMHTTWHHLPEYKNDDPVQNWSSHYIRPHAVIPRHFVIHPDWG
- the LOC125681034 gene encoding uncharacterized protein LOC125681034 isoform X4, whose product is MAAEVANAPIKTDMEIPEQIPPGNWMARQLRMLNDNSEGLLPPSAGSKRTWDKYNTVTHKDYLGPREFKLEEPDYEVEPFQRKRETVADIMLAPNNRQTFNNWQMPSRFTGTDDNVEHYDPPLHLKSEAPVGGLETVEEEIHALNISPTPKAPSPIKRSLTSLQKPQKISRENSLPELRLRSCSPRKEPNGGFKSPTKLGDVTRSSPAMLRSKTDMHYQEFRQSLHPHVLDKAEQWMKLAPNADRKVIEKVLRMAEKKQKLGGTLSKSLQPDAKDAVDKWLLGANEAERHVALRFFNSLAGEKLMGKTIGEQKKRLEQVLNALESGKGNGPYADTSKITIKGRTAGQKHSRFNHLRLLSPGTRKDRWMHTTWHHLPEYKNDDPVQNWSSHYIRPHAVIPRHFVIHPDWG
- the LOC125681034 gene encoding uncharacterized protein LOC125681034 isoform X6, with the translated sequence MVRVWPFQRKRETVADIMLAPNNRQTFNNWQMPSRFTGTDDNVEHYDPPLHLKSEAPVGGLETVEEEIHALNISPTPKAPSPIKRSLTSLQKPQKISRENSLPELRLRSCSPRKEPNGGFKSPTKLGDVTRSSPAMLRSKTDMHYQVPMVDRSLNNFGGLTAREDNALREEFRQSLHPHVLDKAEQWMKLAPNADRKVIEKVLRMAEKKQKLGGTLSKSLQPDAKDAVDKWLLGANEAERHVALRFFNSLAGEKLMGKTIGEQKKRLEQVLNALESEDGNFPSYLRGKGNGPYADTSKITIKGRTAGQKHSRFNHLRLLSPGTRKDRWMHTTWHHLPEYKNDDPVQNWSSHYIRPHAVIPRHFVIHPDWG